Proteins co-encoded in one Epinephelus moara isolate mb chromosome 13, YSFRI_EMoa_1.0, whole genome shotgun sequence genomic window:
- the pyyb gene encoding peptide YYb: MASMLRSWMMLAALVVCLLVCLSSFADAYPPKPESPGSNASPEDWAKYHAAVRHYVNLITRQRYGKRSTPEQAVAWLLFGADSSQDTEPRLDYSDQW; this comes from the exons ATGGCCAGCATGCTGAGATCGTGGATGATGCTCGCAGCGCTCGTCGTCTGCCTGCTGGTGTGTTTGAGCAGCTTTGCAGACGCCTACCCTCCAAAGCCGGAGAGCCCGGGGAGCAACGCCTCACCGGAGGACTGGGCCAAATACCACGCAGCTGTCAGGCATTATGTCAACCTCATCACCAGGCAGAG GTATGGCAAGAGGTCGACCCCCGAGCAGGCGGTGGCATGGCTGCTGTTTGGGGCTGATTCGAGCCAAGACACTGAACCACG CTTGGACTACAGCGATCAGTGGTAA